In Equus quagga isolate Etosha38 chromosome 14, UCLA_HA_Equagga_1.0, whole genome shotgun sequence, one DNA window encodes the following:
- the LOC124252215 gene encoding interferon-induced very large GTPase 1-like: MESTLKAHLLNILEDLLEEELVKFKFQLTNIALSEGYNHIPRGTVQQATPVTLADLLIRYYGEEYAKTVTQEVLKAINQRSLLEKLHQSMEKSGSSAQKVAKKTNKRKQENEAGPNEDKQQLTISKRFRNIFNQKKISNESAPYPRDPQPSNDKEVTTKNQYFHDLIRRLNLDSYYPKKMAKVNSLLINKTSLHGTQPRAETELTFCFLEKLLVLDYHLRYLVYRGNIDTISTVSQTLRTTEQERTFENFFIIKETQSNAVQIYIHPMDIQMAIFHCADDFTRQYIFTKLSICQFALPLLVPNPCNSQIEFPLWSLRQIRRSWREVEKIGWEKKIRNYNNQLISWQPIHIISFIRVGNYVSTSKSQILNALLSKGKHDHFSSHHSREDNNRCLLIDGMVEICWFCPGGRAEDRFENCIAFTNLHGNAEIHERQVKFLQQVSSVTVILLSTSNFDKMTSSLLLEFWNSPKPLICLFENAENIMDENSAHKVRIGIKNLNKIELADKITATLTQLLKKSGSPYSLSDWANIARKYEFIIDEDQRGCQEAGKKADILMDILRKVKLPEIKEKLLPLQGGLWRDWCKKDKELHQLREKGNRSIEQYTNEIEKEKQIIRCEQYHKVINLNDLMKSLFESLQSHPETHTELYFLQGLSMLMDQLTTGELEKLHQRHRFLLAQV; encoded by the exons ATGGAAAGCACATTGAAGGCACACCTTCTTAACATCCTTGAGGACCTTTTAGAGGAGGAGTTGGTAAAGTTCAAGTTCCAACTCACAAACATAGCTCTTTCTGAGGGATACAACCACATTCCTCGGGGCACTGTCCAGCAAGCAACCCCAGTGACACTTGCTGATCTACTGATCCGGTACTATGGGGAGGAATATGCCAAGACTGTGACCCAGGAGGTCCTGAAAGCCATAAACCAGCGTAGCCTGTTGGAGAAGCTCCATCAATCAATGGAAAAAT CTGGATCTTCTGCTCAAAAAGttgcaaaaaagacaaataagaggAAGCAAGAGAATGAAGCAGGACCAAATGAAGATAAACAGCAACTAACTATCTCAAAG agatttagaaatatctttaaccaaaagaaaatatccaatgAATCTGCACCTTATCCCAGAGATCCTCAACCAAGCAATGATAAGGAAGTAACAACCAAAAATCAATACTTTCATGACTTGATTCGGCGGCTTAATCTGGACAGTTATTATCCCAAGAAGATGGCCAAAGTCAATTCTCTTTTGATAAATAAGACCTCCCTCCATGGCACTCAACCAAGAGCTGAAACAGAgctaacattttgttttctagagAAACTTTTGGTATTAGATTACCATTTGCGATATCTAGTTTACAGAGGTAATATAGATACAATATCTACTGTGTCCCAGACACTGAGAACCACAGAACAAGAAAGAACATTTGAGAACTTTTTCATTATCAAGGAAACACAATCAAATGCAGTACAAATTTACATCCACCCAATGGACATACAAATGGCAATTTTTCACTGTGCAGATGACTTTACAAGGCAGTATATTTTCACCAAACTTTCCATTTGCCAATTCGCTCTCCCACTTTTGGTGCCAAATCCTTGCAATTCCCAAATTGAATTCCCTCTTTGGTCTCTCAGGCAAATcaggagaagctggagagaggTGGAAAAAATaggatgggagaaaaaaattaggaattatAATAACCAGCTGATTAGTTGGCAACCTATACATATTATATCTTTCATAAGAGTTGGAAATTATGTCTCTACTTCCAAGTCTCAGATTTTGAATGCACTCCTGAGTAAAGGCAAACATGACCATTTTTCCTCCCACCATTCTAGGGAAGACAATAATAGATGTCTATTGATAGATGGTATGGTGGAAATCTGCTGGTTCTGCCCAGGTGGGAGAGCTGAGGACAGATTTGAAAACTGTATTGCCTTCACCAATCTCCATGGAAATGCTGAAATACATGAGAGGCAGGTTAAGTTCCTGCAGCAGGTCTCCTCAGTCACTGTCATTCTCCTGTCAACTTCCAATTTTGACAAAATGACTAGTTCCCTTCTACTCGAATTTTGGAATTCACCCAAACCTCTTATCTGTTTGTTcgaaaatgcagaaaatattatGGATGAGAATTCTGCTCACAAAGTGAGAATTGGGATCAAGAACCTAAATAAGATAGAACTAGCTGATAAAATTACAGCTACTTTAACACAGTTGCTGAAGAAGTCTGGATCTCCTTACAGTTTGAGTGATTGGGCCAACATTGCTAGGAAGTATGAATTTATTATTGATGAGGACCAAagaggctgccaagaagcagggAAAAAAGCAGACATCCTAATGGACATCTTGAGAAAAGTGAAATTACCTGAGATAAAGGAGAAGTTACTACCACTTCAGGGAGGTCTATGGCGTGATTGGTGTAAAAAGGATAAGGAACTCCATCAgctcagagaaaaaggaaacaggagcATTGAGCAATACACGAATGAGATTGAGAAGGAAAAGCAGATAATACGTTGTGAACAGTACCACAAAGTTATTAATCTTAATGACCTGATGAAGTCTCTGTTTGAAAGTCTTCAGTCACATCCAGAGACCCACACAGAGCTCTACTTTCTGCAGGGGCTGAGCATGTTAATGGACCAACTAACCACAGGAGAGTTAGAAAAGCTCCACCAGAGGCATCGTTTTCTGTTGGCTCAGGTGTGA